In Miscanthus floridulus cultivar M001 unplaced genomic scaffold, ASM1932011v1 os_1014, whole genome shotgun sequence, a single window of DNA contains:
- the LOC136533616 gene encoding uncharacterized protein, giving the protein MAERSPNPRALLEYDVFATPDLTASGGFRSLSPPSGFLDAGSGPHFFKVRCLFCGDESKKDVALYALAPGAQGCSERFGSRLLTRRCHPTCPNPAHMVRKCASPDCRELGSIELREVAGSLRQTGRLRFLTIKCQGYEILIYTAGQEWVAVSATGEVVPVFYGTGNIFKGSDAAGKVAIPTRFQVVQKE; this is encoded by the exons ATGGCGGAGCGCTCGCCCAACCCGAGAGCCCTGCTTGAGTATGACGTCTTCGCGACCCCAGACCTCACCGCGTCCGGCGGCTTCCGCAGCCTCTCCCCGCCCAGCGGGTTCCTCGACGCAGGTTCTGGACCGCATTTCTTCAAG GTGCGCTGCCTGTTCTGCGGCGACGAATCGAAGAAGGACGTCGCCCTCTACGCTCTTGCTCCCGGTGCGCAGGGTTGCTCGGAGAGATTCGGATCCCGTCTGCTAACCAGGAGGTGCCACCCGACGTGCCCCAACCCGGCTCACATGGTCAGGAAG TGCGCCAGCCCGGACTGCCGTGAGCTCGGATCCATCGAGCTTCGGGAGGTGGCAGGATCTCTCAGGCAAACCGGGCGTCTCCGCTTCCTCACGATCAAGTGCCAGGGCTACGAGATCCTCATCTACACGGCTGGCCAGGAGTGGGTGGCGGTTTCAGCAACAGGCGAAGTGGTCCCTGTCTTTTACGGCACCGGCAACATATTCAAGGGATCGGACGCCGCCGGGAAGGTCGCCATCCCTACACGCTTCCAAGTAGTTCAAAAGGAATGA